CCGCATCCTCGGTCTGTTCCCGTGCTTGCGACAAGGAGAGATCTTCCGATTCCGGGAGCGCGTTGAGCAGCCGCAACGCCATCTGCACTTCGGTAAACAACCGTTGGCCATCAATCTCAATCGGCTTGCCGGCGATCAGCCGCTGAACACCTTCCGGCAGCGCAGCGACCGCGCGAATGGCGCCTCGCATCGCGCCGACCGAAAGCGCACGGACCGAAACTGAACTTTTCGGCATGTATTTCTCCTCCTCGGGCCGCAGAAACCCCCGGTCAACAAAACGCTGCTACCGGACTTTCAACTGTGGCGTCAGCCTACGCGCCCGGGATGTGTGTACACGTTTAACGTGCTGCCGCGACTAAAGCCCACCAGAGTGATCCCCGCGGTTTGGGCCAGTTCAACAGCCAAGGACGACGGCGCACTCACGGCCGCGAGCATCGGCACCCCTGCCATCGCTGCCTTTTGAACGAGCTCAAACGAGGCCCGTCCCGAGACCTGCAAAATGGTGTTGTCCAAGGGGAGCTGCTTGTCCCTGAACGCGGCACCCACCACCTTGTCCACGGCATTGTGCCGGCCAACGTCTTCACGCAGCGAGAGGAGCTCCCCATCCGGGGCAAACAGCCCCGCCGCGTGGACGCCGCCCGTCTTTTCAAACAATTTCTGTTGTTCCCGCAGCGTGTCAGGCAGCGCTGCCAGCACAGACGCTGAAAGAAGTACCCCATCCACGGGAGCAGCGACCCTAAAGTGGGAGGACTTGTGCACGGCGTCAATGGAGGCCGTTCCGCAAATCCCACACGCGCTTGAGGTAGTCACATGGCGTTGGGCCGCTGGTAATGGCATGGCCACATCGGGGCGAAGTTGAGCCTCAACCACGTTGAAGGTCTGCTGCCCGTTTTCGTCCTCGCCAGCACAGAACCGCAGCGAAATCAGCTGAACAGGTTCAAAGATGATCCCCTCCGAGACCAGTAAACCTGCCACCAGATCAAAATCATCGCCCGGGGTGCGCATAGTGACCATGAAGGACTCGTGCCCTAAACGAATTTCGAGAGGCTCCTCTACGGCCAGTGCCTCCTCGCGAACAACCCGGCGACCATCGGTGATGCTGATCTTGGTGGCCTTGACCCGGCGGATAAGCCGTCCCATGTAAATCCTTTCAAAAAAATAAAGCGTCTAAGATCAACAGTAGATGCTCCGCGATGAAGGGAATCATCATGGCTGGCAAAGCGCCGCAGGAAAACATTGACGAACAGCAACTCTCAGTCGGAAGTGTGAAAAAGAAGGCCGTGGGTATTCCCGGCGTTGTTCACTCCTTGGAGATCTCGTTCAAGCAGATGGGCCCCTTCCGGGC
The Arthrobacter alpinus genome window above contains:
- the fdhD gene encoding formate dehydrogenase accessory sulfurtransferase FdhD, which codes for MGRLIRRVKATKISITDGRRVVREEALAVEEPLEIRLGHESFMVTMRTPGDDFDLVAGLLVSEGIIFEPVQLISLRFCAGEDENGQQTFNVVEAQLRPDVAMPLPAAQRHVTTSSACGICGTASIDAVHKSSHFRVAAPVDGVLLSASVLAALPDTLREQQKLFEKTGGVHAAGLFAPDGELLSLREDVGRHNAVDKVVGAAFRDKQLPLDNTILQVSGRASFELVQKAAMAGVPMLAAVSAPSSLAVELAQTAGITLVGFSRGSTLNVYTHPGRVG